From the Lathyrus oleraceus cultivar Zhongwan6 chromosome 4, CAAS_Psat_ZW6_1.0, whole genome shotgun sequence genome, one window contains:
- the LOC127073290 gene encoding uncharacterized protein LOC127073290 gives MVPERQHGGGGGAPHGILLAVVVAIVVIVPFLLGDQGEAVTEAISELLSPLGLLLLPIILLLTIQFLSSERGSFISAIFSTGEPDTIHRVSGSPFGVALFLVIILVLLYNRFSIFGGGDSDD, from the coding sequence ATGGTTCCAGAAAGACAGCACGGTGGCGGCGGAGGAGCACCGCACGGCATTCTTCTAGCCGTCGTTGTAGCTATAGTGGTAATCGTCCCTTTCCTTCTCGGAGATCAAGGTGAAGCCGTCACCGAAGCTATATCGGAGCTGTTAAGTCCACTCGGTCTTCTTCTCTTACCAATCATCCTTCTCCTCACTATTCAGTTCCTCTCCTCCGAACGCGGCTCGTTCATCTCAGCAATTTTCTCCACCGGAGAACCTGATACCATCCACCGTGTCAGTGGATCTCCCTTCGGCGTCGCGCTCTTCCTCGTCATCATTCTTGTCCTTTTGTATAACCGTTTTTCTATCTTCGGCGGTGGCGACTCAGATGACTGA
- the LOC127073291 gene encoding kinesin-like protein KIN-13A codes for MGGQMHQSNAAAAALYDHAGAVPLHGAAAGTATDAGDAVMARWLQSAGLQHLASPLASNAIDQRLLPNLLMQGYGAQSAEEKQRLFKLMRGLNFNGESGSEPYTPTSQTLGGVAVSDGFYSPDFRGDFGAGLMDLHAMDDTELLSEHVISEPFEPSPFMPGGTREFEDDFNSVSSKQEAGEAIADASHFLTVHEKDSNTRENNVAKIKVVVRKRPLNKKELAKKEDDVVTVYDNAYLTVHEPKVKVDLTAYVEKHEFCFDAVIDENVTNDEVYRVTVEPIIPTIFERTKATCFAYGQTGSGKTFTMQPLPLRAANDLVRQLHRPVYRNQKFKLWLSYFEIYGGKLYDLLGDRKKLLMREDGRQQVCIVGLQEFEVSDVQIVKEFIEKGNAARSTGSTGANEESSRSHAILQLVVKRHNEVKESRRKNDENETKSGKVVGKISFIDLAGSERGADTTDNDRQTRIEGAEINKSLLALKECIRALDNDQIHIPFRGSKLTEVLRDSFVGNSKTVMISCISPNAGSCEHTLNTLRYADRVKSLSKSGNSRKDQAPNPVPQSNKEVLSTSSLPDSACADDFYDQRQQVRTVDTGRKVIEKEPSLYSSAADVDKQPSSFSSSFLFNGREEKGLPSVSMDRNRLEVKSVTSQKMNPYSQNDADEKVLKVSPPRRKGTKEEKPERSLNWPKRDANGSDHFITSSKQQSTGSFNTVTTGSRQPETESSPDVNNSAVLEEEEALIAAHRKEIEDTMEIVREEMKLLAEVDQPGSLIDNYVTQLSFVLSRKEASLVSLQARLARFQHRLKEQEILSRKRVPR; via the exons ATGGGCGGCCAGATGCATCAGAGCAATGCTGCCGCGGCTGCTCTGTATGACCACGCCGGCGCTGTACCCTTGCACGGTGCAGCGGCAGGGACTGCAACCGATGCCGGCGATGCTGTTATGGCACGCTGGTTGCAATCTGCCGGCTTACAGCATCTGGCCTCTCCGTTGGCTTCAAATGCAATTGATCAACGGCTTCTCCCCAACCTTCTTATGCAG GGTTATGGAGCACAGTCTGCGGAAGAAAAACAGAGGCTTTTTAAGTTGATGAGAGGTCTCAATTTTAATGGGGAATCTGGTTCAGAACCATATACACCCACTTCCCAAACTTTAGGTGGAGTGGCTGTATCAGATGGGTTTTATTCTCCTGACTTTAGGGGGGATTTTGGAGCCGGTCTTATGGATCTTCATGCTATGGATGATACAGAGCTTTTGTCTGAG CATGTTATCTCAGAACCCTTTGAGCCATCACCCTTTATGCCTGGAGGTACCAGAGAATTCGAAGACGACTTCAACTCAGTCAGCAGCAAGCAGGAAGCAGGAGAAGCAATTGCTGATGCGTCACATTTTTTAACAGTGCATGAAAAAGACAGTAATACAAGAGAAAATAACGTTGCTAAGATAAAAGTTGTG GTACGCAAACGACCTTTAAATAAAAAGGAGCTTGCTAAGAAGGAGGATGATGTTGTAACGGTTTACGACAATGCATATTTGACTGTCCATGAGCCTAAAGTGAAG GTTGATTTGACAGCTTATGTCGAGAAGCACGAATTTTGTTTTGATGCTGTTATTGATGAGAATGTTACCAATGATGAA GTATATCGAGTTACAGTAGAACCTATTATTCCTACAATTTTCGAAAGGACAAAAGCTACCTGTTTTGCATATGGTCAGACAG GAAGTGGCAAAACATTTACAATGCAACCATTACCACTCAGAGCTGCGAATGACCTTGTTAGACAGTTGCATCGACCAGTTTACCGAAATCAGAAATTTAAATTGTGGCTTAGCTACTTTGAGATATATGGTGGAAAATTGTATGATCTTCTTGGTGACAGGAA GAAACTCTTAATGAGAGAGGATGGACGGCAGCAAGTTTGTATTGTAGGACTACAAGAATTTGAAGTTTCTGATGTACAGATTGTCAAAGAATTCATCGAAAAAGGGAATGCAGCAAGAAGTACAGGATCCACTGGCGCAAATGAGGAGTCCTCCAGGTCACATGCTATCTTACAACTGGTTGTAAAGAGGCACAATGAAGTAAAAGAGAGCAGGAGAAAGAATGATGAAAATGAGACAAAAAGTGGGAAGGTTGTAGGGAAGATTTCTTTCATTGATCTTGCTGGAAGTGAAAGAGGTGCTGACACTACCGACAATGACCGTCAGACAAG GATTGAAGGAGCAGAAATCAACAAGAGTCTTTTAGCTTTGAAAGAGTGCATTCGAGCTTTGGACAATGACCAGATCCATATTCCTTTTCGCGGAAGTAAACTTACGGAAGTACTCCGTGACTCTTTCGTTGGCAATTCAAAGACTGTCATGATCTCTTGTATATCTCCAAATGCGGGATCTTGTGAACACACACTCAATACCTTGAGATATGCTGATCG AGTCAAGAGTCTGTCCAAAAGTGGAAATTCTAGAAAGGACCAGGCCCCAAATCCAGTACCACAGTCAAATAAAGAGGTTTTATCCACATCGTCCCTTCCAGATAGTGCTTGTGCCGATGATTTTTATGATCAACGTCAACAGGTCAGAACAGTGGATACGGGCAGGAAAGTTATCGAGAAGGAACCCTCTTTATACAGCTCTGCTGCTGATGTTGACAAGCAACCATCGAGTTTTTCTTCCAGTTTTTTATTCAACGGGCGAGAGGAGAAAGGTTTGCCATCTGTCTCAATGGACAGGAACAGGCTTGAAGTGAAGAGTGTGACTAGTCAAAAGATGAACCCTTATTCCCAAAATGATGCGGATGAGAAAGTACTAAAGGTGTCTCCCCCGCGCAGAAAAGGGACCAAGGAGGAGAAACCTGAAAGATCCTTGAACTGGCCAAAAAGGGATGCCAATGGTTCTGATCATTTCATCACAAGCTCCAAGCAGCAAAGCACGGGGAGTTTTAACACAGTTACCACTGGATCCAGGCAGCCTGAAACAGAATCCTCTCCTGATGTGAATAACAGTGCTGTTCTTGAG GAGGAAGAAGCACTAATTGCTGCTCATAGGAAAGAAATTGAGGACACAATGGAGATTGTCCGTGAA GAAATGAAACTATTAGCAGAAGTGGACCAGCCAGGAAGTCTTATTGACAACTACGTAACCCAGCTGAGTTTTGTGCTTTCTCGCAAAGAAGCTAGTCTTGTAAGTCTACAGGCTCGCCTTGCAAGGTTTCAACATCGACTAAAAGAACAGGAGATACTAAGCCGGAAAAGAGTACCCCGTTAA